The DNA sequence TTCGGAATCCTTCCCTCGCCAAATAGGCTTCCAGAATCGCGGTGATTTCCGGTTCGTCGTCGGCGATGAGAACGAGTTCGTTCATTGTCGAGCTCTCGGCGGCTTGCTGTTTGGGCTTACATCGGTCATCGCAGATCGGACAATGTCGTCCCGCGGAATGACTTTGGTCACCCGCGTCGACATATGGTTGAATTTCCGACTGTTAAAAATGCTCCTGAAGATCCCGCAAAGAAATGGGCCTGCGGTGATATTTGACCGATAACCTGAAAGTTTCTATCTGCCGGCATCGAGGGGGTGTCACGAATGTCGATATCCAGGCATAGTTTTTCCATGAAAAGTCGACCCACTAACTCGTCGATATGCGCCCGCTGCTCTTCACGTCGCTTGCTCTGCGATTTCGCCGCTAATCTCACGGGTATGACGAAGCCCTCGCGTGCGGGTAGTCCGCCGCGTTCGAGCCAAAACGCGTCGTAATCGGCACGCATCCGCCGGCGTTGCCACCAGGCGTCGGCATTGATCGAATGAGTGTCATTCGATACGGCGTGGATTCGCTGCGCTCCTATGGCTCGGGCGAAGCTCGCCATTGCCAGGAAGACAGCCATTTTGGGACGCAGCCCCCAGAGAGCCCGCGTCGCTTTCACGATTCTCACTTTGGTATCCGGGCCGCAATGCGACGATGGTCCTTGCAATCCTCCGATCAGAACGCAGGGCGCTCCATCATCTTCCTTGCCGAGCACAAAGGTCAGTTTCGCGAATTCGAGACCGTCCGCCGCGTCGCTCAATACGAAACTCAGTTCCCCCTCTTTGTGGCAATACTCCGCGGGGCGCAGCGACAGCCGATAAATTTCGCCGTTCTTGCCGCGCAGTAGACCGATATCTACGCTACATATACCCCAAGAAACGGCGATCAAAGACGGAATAGTGTCGTCAAGTAGGCGATAGTGGTCCATTAAGATCGCCGCACGCTGAGAGAGTGAGAGATGATAAATGACGTAGTTGAAGAATGGCTTCTTGATCAATTGCGTTGGAGCGGCGCCAAAAGGATATTTTTCTTCGATAGACTTCAGAAACGTCAACCATATCGCCGATGCGCGTGTATCCCGCAACGACGATAGGAAGAATACTCCCGCCTGCAATGGCGAATCATTTGCCGCGATCACGCTGACGCGCCGCCACATCGTTTGTATCGTTTTCTGCACCACGCCTCCAGACAAACGAATATGCTTCCCAGGCTGCGTCCGCCGTGAAGGATCAGCATCAACTCTCAGTAACGAAACATACACACAGCAGCAATCATTTGCCCGCTCAGGCTAAGTGGCCTCCACCAAATCTCCATCGAATCTGGACGATCTACGCACAATGACGGCGTAGGTCACGATCGAAGACAGACATCTTTAGCCCCGGCGCCAGCCGAGGCGATCCAGCCACGTTCTCGAAAGCGCGCCCATGAATTTTCGCCCGACGATCGCCGCCTTCACCGCCGCCGTCGCGCTCGCCGGATGCGACTTCATGTCGAGCGACCGAAGCAAGGCGTCGCCCGTTCGGCCGGAGGTGGGAGTGGTCACCGTGCATCCTCGAAATGTCGCCATCTCCTCCGAGCTGCCCGGTCGCATCGTCGCTTCGCTGGTGGCGGAAGTGCGGCCGCAGGTCGCGGGGATCATTCAGAAGCGGCTGTTCCAGGAAGGCGGTGAGGTCGCGGAGGGCGCGCCGCTCTATCAGATCGAGCCCGCCCCCTATCGAGCCGCGCACGACAGCGCCGTCGCCGCGTTGCAAAAGGCCGAGGCCGCCGTGCCCAGCGCTCGAGCCAAGGTCGAGCGCTATCAGGGGCTGATCAAAAAGAACGCCGTCAGCGTACAGGATCTCGAGGAGGCCGTCGCCGTGCTCGCTCAGGCGCGAGCCGATGTGGCGACCGCTCAGGCGAATGTCGCCAGCGCGAAGATCAATCTCGACTATACGACGATCAAGGCGCCGATCGGCGGCCGCGCCGACAAATCCTCGCTTACGCCAGGCGCGCTGGTGACGGCCAGTCAGGCCGACACGCTCACCACCATCCGCACGCTCGATCCGATCTATGTCGACCTTACCCGATCGAGCGCCGCCTTGCTCGAGCTGAGACGGGCCATCGACGAGGGCCGCATCCGATCGTCGGAGCGCAAAGTCGATGTGAAGTTGAAGCTCGAAAATGGCTGGGTCTATCCGATGACCGGACGGCTCGAATTCACCGAGGCCAAAGTGAGCCAGACGACCGGGACCGCGACAATGCGAGCGGTTTTCCCCAATCCGTCGCGACTGCTTCTGCCGGGAATGTACGCCCGGGCGATCGTCGAGGAAGGCGCCGCGCATGGCGCGTTCCTCATCCCTCAGCGCGCGGTCGTCCGCAACGTCAGCGGGCAGGCGACGGCGCTGGTGCTCGGCAAGGACGACAAGATCGAGGTGCGCGTGCTCTCCGTCGGCAAGACGGTCGGCAATAATTGGCTGGTCACGGCGGGTCTCGGCGACGGCGACCGCGTGGTTGTCGAAGGCCTGCAGCTCGTGCGCGCCGGGCAGCAGGCGACAGGCGTCGAGATCGTGATCGACGACGCCACCGGCGAGCTGCGCGAGCGCGAGCCGACGACGGCGAAAATCCAGGCGAAAGGCTGACGCGCGTGATCTCCGCATTTTTTATCGCCCGTCCGATCTTCGCCTCGGTGATCGCGATCGTCGTCATGCTCGGCGGCCTGCTGGCGCTCATCGGCCTGCCGGTCTCGCAATATCCGGAGATCGCGCCTCCGACGATCCAGATCACCGCCACCTATCCCGGCGCCGATGCGCGGACGGTCGAGAATTCGGTCACCAAGATCATCGAGCAAGGCATGACCGGCCTCGACCATCTCGACTACATGACCTCGACGTCGACATCGACCGGCCAGGCCGACATCACCCTCACCTTCACCAACGCCGCCAATCCGGATGTGGCGCAGATGCAGGTGCAGAACAAGCTGCAGCTCGTCACCGCGCTGCTGCCGACCATGGTTCAGTCCAATGGCCTCACCGTCACCAAATCGTCGAACGCCTTTCTGATGGTCGTCGGTTTCGTCTCGACCGACGGCAAGATGACCGGCACGGATCTGTCGGATTACGTCAAGAGCGCGCTCAACGACACGCTGAAACGGGTCGAAGGAGTCGGCGCCACGCAGCTCTTCGGCGCCGGCTATGCGATGCGCATTTGGCTCGATCCGGACAGGCTCGCCAAATATGCGCTGAACCCGAGCGATGTCGCGAGCGCAATTCAGGCGCAGAACGCGCAAGTGTCGGCGGGACAGCTCGGCGGTCTGCCGGCGCGCAGAGGGCAGCAGCTCAACGTCACCGTCACCGCGCAGAGCCGCCTGCAGACGCCGGAGCAGTTCCGGAACGTCATTGTGAAAAGTGCGGCCGACGGCTCGCTGGTCCGCATCGGCGACGTCGCGACCATCGAGCTGGGCGCCGAGGATTATGTAAGCGCCTCGACCTATAATGGCGCGCCGGCGACCGGCCTCGCCATCAATCTGGCGACCGGCGCGAACGCGGTCCGCACGGCCGCATTGGTAAAGGCGGCGATCGAGCGGCTCGCGCCGACGTTTCCCGAAGGAATGAAAGTCGTCTATCCCTACGACACGACGCCTTTCGTCAAAATCTCGATCGAACAGGTGACTCACACGCTGATCGAGGCGATCGCGCTCGTCTTTCTCGTCATGCTGGCCTTTCTGCACAATATTCGCGCCACGCTCATTCCGACACTCGCCGTGCCGGTGGTGCTGCTCGGAACCTTCGGCGTTCTGGCCATCGCCGGATATTCGATCAACACGCTCACAATGTTCGCCATGGTGCTGGCGATCGGGCTCCTGGTCGACGACGCCATCGTCGTGGTCGAGAATGTCGAGCGCATCATGCATGAGGAAGGGCTGTCGCCCCGCGAGGCCACGGTCAAATCCATGAGCGAGATCACCGGCGCGCTCATCGGCATCACGACGGTCTTGTCCGCGGTCTTCGTGCCGATGGCCTTCTTCGGCGGTTCGGTCGGCGTCATCTATCGCCAGTTCTCGGTCACCATCGTGTCGGCCATGGCGCTGTCGGTCGGCGTCGCCCTGATCCTGACGCCGGCGCTCTGCGCCACAATTCTTCGTCCGCCGAGGCCGGGCGCCGAGAAGGCCGGCTTGTTCCGTTGGTTCGATCGCAACATGGAACGCGGCGCCGACGCCTATCGAGATGGCGCGGCCGCTGTTTTGCGGCGCCCGAGACGTGGATTTGCCGCTCTCGCCGTGATGACGATCGCGGCCGCCGCGCTGTTCACGCGCTTGCCGAGCTCGTTTCTGCCGCAGGAGGATCAGGGCTATCTGATGGTCAGCGTGCAGCTGCCTGTCGGCGCGACCAGCGACCGCACGGAACGCGCGCTCGATCAGGTGACGCGCTATTTCCTCGATCAGGAGAGCAAGGCCGTCGATGGCGTTATGACAGTGAGGGGCTTCGCCTTCAGCGGCCTCGGCCAGAATGTCGGCATGGCGTTCGTCGGCTTGCGCGACTTTTCGGAACGCAAGGCGTCCGACCTGTCGGCGACGGCGGTGACGGCGCGCGCGACGGCAGCGCTCACCGGCATTCGCGACGCGCAGGTCTTCGTGCTGGCGCCGCCCGCGATCGAGGGATTGGGCACGAGCAGCGGCTTCGATTTCTATCTCGAGGATATGACGGGCGCCGGCCACGAAAAGCTCTTGGCCGCGCGTGACCATCTGCTCGCCGCAGCGGCGCGGAGCAGGCTCCTGAAAGGCGTGCGGCCGAACGGCCAGGACGACACGCCGCAATTTGCGATCGAGGTCGACCAGGATAAAGCGAGCGCCCTCGGCGTCGGACTTTCCGACGTCAACGCCACACTGTCGACGGCCTGGGGCGGCGCCTATGTGAACGACTTCATCGATCGCGGCCGCGTCAAAAAGGTCTATCTGCAATCGGCGGCCGATTTCCGAATGCAGCCCGACGATCTCGACCGCTGGCATGTCCGAACTGCTTCGGGCGAGATGGCGCCCTTCTCGTCCTTCGCGTCCGGCCGCTGGACGTTCGGCTCGCCGCGCCTAGAACGTTACAACGGATCGCCCGCCATCCAGATCCAGGGCGAGGCGGCTATCGGCGCCAGCTCTGGCGACGCCATGACGGAGATCGACCGTCTCATCGCCGGACTGCCGCCCGGATTTTCCCATGAATGGACCAGCCTATCGCGCCAGGAGAGGCTCTCGGGCAATCAGGCCACTGCGCTTTATGCGATCTCCGTCCTCGTCGTCTTCCTGTGCCTTGCCGCGCTCTATGAAAGCTGGACGATCCCACTCGCCGTCATGCTGTGCGCGCCGATCGGCGTGCTCGGCGCGCTCGGCGCGGCGCTGATGTTCGGACAGGCCAACGACGTGTATTTCAAGGTCGGCCTACTGACGACGATCGGGCTCGTCGCCAAGAACGCCATTCTGATCGTCGAATTCGCGATCGACCATCAAAAGGCGGGAATGGATGCGATCGAAGCGACGCTGCTCGCGGCGAGCCAGCGGCTGCGCCCGATCGTCATGACGTCCTTTGCCTTCATTCTGGGCGTCGCGCCGCTCGCTTTCGCCGGAGGCGCCGGCTCGGCCGCGCAAAACGCGATCGGCGTCGGCGTCATGGGCGGCATGATCGCGGCCACGACGCTCGCCATCTTCTTCGTTCCCCTGCTGTTCGTCGGCGTTCATCGCGTCTTCGCAGGCGCGCCCTGACGTCCAGTAATACGATCGAGCCGAGCGGAGAACATGTCCTCGGGGCACGTCAGGAGGATTTCGATGTTTTCGATCGTGGGGCCCGTGCGCGCGAATTCTGGCCGTTTTTGTCAAGGGCATGGTCGTCGTCAAAACGAGGAAAGGCCTTATTGGAGGCTTTTTCCACTCTGCGGCGGCGTTCTTCCGGCACGGGAGGACGTGGAAAAACTATGATGATAGGTTATGCGCGCGTATCGACTGACGAGCAGAAGCTCGATTTACAACTCAGAGCTTTGGAGGCTATGGGATGCAACATGATCCACACGGATCAAGGGCGATCCGGCCTCAGCTTCGACCGGGCCGGCCTCGATGCCGCGTTGCAGTCCCTCGCGCCAGGAGACACGCTCGTCGTCTGGCGTTTGGACCGCTTGGGCCGGTCATTATCCGGTCTCGTTGCGATGATGGATCAGCTCGGCAAGCGCGGGATCAACTTTCATTCGCTCACTGAGAACATCAACACCAACTCCTCTGGCGGCCGACTGATGTTCCACATGATGGCCGCGCTCGCCGAGTTCGAACGTTCGATCATCAGCGAGAGAACGCGGGCCGGATTGTCCGCCGCGCGCGCGCGCGGCCGAAAGCTCGGGCGCCCGCAATCGCTTACTTCCCTGCAAATTGCTTGGGCTCTTCAAGCCGCGCGAGACAGAGGGATGCATTCCCGCGACATTTGCGCCGAACTCGGCGTCTCGACGCGAACTCTACGTCGGTATCTGCATAATTGCGGAGCCGAAGGAGGACCCAGACGGAAAGGTTCTGGTGCAAACGCCTGAGCGGGACATAAATGCCTGAACGAGGTGCAACCGGATTGATGGTGGTAAAGGGCGATGCCGAGCATGGAGGATTTTTTCAAAGGCCGCCATTTCGACCGCGAAATCATCGTTGTCTACGTAAGCTGATATCTACGATGCAAGCTCGTGCAACAACATCGTGGACGCACCATGCGCCGCTCATTGGCCGACTATTACGCCGCCGCATACAAGCGGAGTCGGCGGATTAAAACTGTGCGTGCATACGCAGTCCGAATACATTGACGGGGCCGCGATCGAGATTATGGCCGGGATTGCCGATAATCTGGTAATCGACGGTCAAATCGACGCCGTCGATCAGATTGAGCTTGTAATAGGCTTCGATGACCTTCTCGCCTCCGTAGGAGAGCGCGCCGTCACCGATGTAGACGCTCGTTCCGCCGAACGCGAAATAGCGCACTCGCGAACCCGCGAGGCCGCTGAACGCCATTGCCGCGCCGATCTCGTCCTTCGGACGATCCCACAGTTTGCCCGCCGTCACCAGGCCGAATGACACTTGGCGATCGATGTCGGTGTAGTCGACGGTCTCAAAGCGCCC is a window from the Methylosinus sp. C49 genome containing:
- a CDS encoding DUF535 family protein codes for the protein MQKTIQTMWRRVSVIAANDSPLQAGVFFLSSLRDTRASAIWLTFLKSIEEKYPFGAAPTQLIKKPFFNYVIYHLSLSQRAAILMDHYRLLDDTIPSLIAVSWGICSVDIGLLRGKNGEIYRLSLRPAEYCHKEGELSFVLSDAADGLEFAKLTFVLGKEDDGAPCVLIGGLQGPSSHCGPDTKVRIVKATRALWGLRPKMAVFLAMASFARAIGAQRIHAVSNDTHSINADAWWQRRRMRADYDAFWLERGGLPAREGFVIPVRLAAKSQSKRREEQRAHIDELVGRLFMEKLCLDIDIRDTPSMPADRNFQVIGQISPQAHFFAGSSGAFLTVGNSTICRRG
- a CDS encoding efflux RND transporter permease subunit, with translation MSAFFIARPIFASVIAIVVMLGGLLALIGLPVSQYPEIAPPTIQITATYPGADARTVENSVTKIIEQGMTGLDHLDYMTSTSTSTGQADITLTFTNAANPDVAQMQVQNKLQLVTALLPTMVQSNGLTVTKSSNAFLMVVGFVSTDGKMTGTDLSDYVKSALNDTLKRVEGVGATQLFGAGYAMRIWLDPDRLAKYALNPSDVASAIQAQNAQVSAGQLGGLPARRGQQLNVTVTAQSRLQTPEQFRNVIVKSAADGSLVRIGDVATIELGAEDYVSASTYNGAPATGLAINLATGANAVRTAALVKAAIERLAPTFPEGMKVVYPYDTTPFVKISIEQVTHTLIEAIALVFLVMLAFLHNIRATLIPTLAVPVVLLGTFGVLAIAGYSINTLTMFAMVLAIGLLVDDAIVVVENVERIMHEEGLSPREATVKSMSEITGALIGITTVLSAVFVPMAFFGGSVGVIYRQFSVTIVSAMALSVGVALILTPALCATILRPPRPGAEKAGLFRWFDRNMERGADAYRDGAAAVLRRPRRGFAALAVMTIAAAALFTRLPSSFLPQEDQGYLMVSVQLPVGATSDRTERALDQVTRYFLDQESKAVDGVMTVRGFAFSGLGQNVGMAFVGLRDFSERKASDLSATAVTARATAALTGIRDAQVFVLAPPAIEGLGTSSGFDFYLEDMTGAGHEKLLAARDHLLAAAARSRLLKGVRPNGQDDTPQFAIEVDQDKASALGVGLSDVNATLSTAWGGAYVNDFIDRGRVKKVYLQSAADFRMQPDDLDRWHVRTASGEMAPFSSFASGRWTFGSPRLERYNGSPAIQIQGEAAIGASSGDAMTEIDRLIAGLPPGFSHEWTSLSRQERLSGNQATALYAISVLVVFLCLAALYESWTIPLAVMLCAPIGVLGALGAALMFGQANDVYFKVGLLTTIGLVAKNAILIVEFAIDHQKAGMDAIEATLLAASQRLRPIVMTSFAFILGVAPLAFAGGAGSAAQNAIGVGVMGGMIAATTLAIFFVPLLFVGVHRVFAGAP
- a CDS encoding efflux RND transporter periplasmic adaptor subunit — protein: MNFRPTIAAFTAAVALAGCDFMSSDRSKASPVRPEVGVVTVHPRNVAISSELPGRIVASLVAEVRPQVAGIIQKRLFQEGGEVAEGAPLYQIEPAPYRAAHDSAVAALQKAEAAVPSARAKVERYQGLIKKNAVSVQDLEEAVAVLAQARADVATAQANVASAKINLDYTTIKAPIGGRADKSSLTPGALVTASQADTLTTIRTLDPIYVDLTRSSAALLELRRAIDEGRIRSSERKVDVKLKLENGWVYPMTGRLEFTEAKVSQTTGTATMRAVFPNPSRLLLPGMYARAIVEEGAAHGAFLIPQRAVVRNVSGQATALVLGKDDKIEVRVLSVGKTVGNNWLVTAGLGDGDRVVVEGLQLVRAGQQATGVEIVIDDATGELREREPTTAKIQAKG
- a CDS encoding recombinase family protein — protein: MMIGYARVSTDEQKLDLQLRALEAMGCNMIHTDQGRSGLSFDRAGLDAALQSLAPGDTLVVWRLDRLGRSLSGLVAMMDQLGKRGINFHSLTENINTNSSGGRLMFHMMAALAEFERSIISERTRAGLSAARARGRKLGRPQSLTSLQIAWALQAARDRGMHSRDICAELGVSTRTLRRYLHNCGAEGGPRRKGSGANA